One window of Alkaliphilus metalliredigens QYMF genomic DNA carries:
- a CDS encoding (2Fe-2S) ferredoxin domain-containing protein, whose protein sequence is MSSIKSLEELQKIREEVQQGMDLRKSEDEKHIKIMVGMATCGIAAGARDTFNTLLEEIDKRKMKNVYLVQVGCMGYCHDEPIVQVNAPGASPVLYGHINQEKAIEIIGKHIEKGELLQDLIISKSFDRV, encoded by the coding sequence GTGTCATCTATTAAATCTTTAGAAGAATTACAAAAAATAAGAGAAGAAGTACAGCAAGGAATGGACTTAAGAAAATCAGAGGATGAAAAGCATATCAAAATTATGGTGGGAATGGCCACCTGTGGAATCGCAGCTGGAGCAAGAGATACATTTAATACACTTTTAGAGGAAATAGATAAGCGAAAAATGAAAAATGTGTACTTAGTTCAAGTGGGGTGTATGGGTTATTGTCATGATGAACCTATTGTACAGGTCAATGCACCCGGTGCGTCCCCTGTTTTGTATGGTCACATTAATCAGGAAAAAGCAATTGAAATCATAGGGAAGCACATCGAAAAAGGTGAACTATTACAGGATTTAATTATCTCTAAATCCTTTGATCGGGTTTAA
- a CDS encoding NuoF family protein, translating into MKQYRLHMLVCAGTACESQESKEIIKNLEETLKEKGYEKEVQIVKTGCFGFCEKGPIIKIHPDHVFYVEVKPEDVNEIVEEHVIKGRVVERLLYEEPALEQKITQQEKMSFYKKQLRLALRNCGFINPENIKEYIAEDGYLALGRAVKEMTPEAVIEVIKASGLRGRGGGGFPTGRKWELTHGNKNDLKFIICNADEGDPGAFMDRSILEGDPHSILEAMAIAGYAIGAEKGYIYIRAEYPLAIQRLNIAIEQAREYGLLGERIFDSDFNFDIELKYGAGAFVCGEETALLNSIEGGRGEPNAKPPFPAESGLWDKPTCVNNVETLANIPQILLKGSEWFSRIGTKDSKGTKVFALAGKVNNVGLVEVPMGITLREIIFDIGGGIRDNKKFKAVQTGGPSGGCIPEAYLDTHVDYQTLQEVGSIMGSGGMIVMDEDDCMVNITKFYLEFAEDESCGKCTPCRIGNKRLHEILIRITNGKGTREDLHNLKSLGEIIKDSSLCGLGQSSPNPILSTLEYFEDEYKAHVMDKTCPAGVCAMGKKKAKATT; encoded by the coding sequence ATGAAACAATACCGCTTACATATGTTGGTTTGCGCAGGAACCGCCTGTGAATCCCAAGAGAGTAAAGAGATCATTAAGAATCTAGAGGAAACATTAAAAGAAAAGGGATATGAAAAAGAAGTACAAATTGTTAAAACAGGATGCTTTGGATTTTGTGAGAAGGGACCCATTATTAAAATTCACCCGGACCATGTTTTTTATGTAGAGGTGAAACCAGAGGATGTTAATGAAATTGTAGAAGAGCATGTGATTAAGGGGAGAGTCGTCGAACGATTACTTTACGAGGAACCTGCCCTGGAACAGAAAATTACGCAGCAAGAAAAAATGTCTTTTTATAAAAAACAATTAAGACTGGCATTAAGAAATTGTGGTTTTATTAATCCAGAGAATATAAAGGAATATATTGCTGAAGATGGTTACTTAGCCTTGGGACGAGCAGTAAAAGAAATGACTCCAGAGGCAGTAATTGAAGTTATAAAGGCAAGTGGATTAAGAGGTCGGGGCGGTGGCGGATTTCCCACAGGAAGGAAATGGGAGCTAACCCATGGAAACAAAAATGATCTGAAGTTTATTATTTGTAATGCAGATGAGGGAGATCCTGGAGCCTTTATGGATCGAAGTATATTGGAGGGAGACCCCCATAGCATCCTTGAGGCAATGGCCATAGCCGGATATGCCATTGGTGCTGAAAAAGGATATATCTATATCAGGGCAGAGTACCCCCTGGCGATTCAACGGCTGAACATTGCCATAGAGCAAGCTAGAGAATATGGACTTCTGGGGGAGCGTATTTTTGATAGTGATTTCAATTTCGATATAGAACTGAAGTATGGAGCGGGAGCCTTTGTTTGTGGAGAAGAAACAGCACTTCTTAATTCCATAGAAGGGGGAAGAGGAGAGCCAAATGCCAAGCCCCCATTTCCTGCTGAAAGTGGTCTATGGGATAAACCCACCTGTGTTAATAATGTAGAAACACTGGCCAATATTCCACAAATTCTTTTGAAGGGTTCGGAGTGGTTTAGCCGTATTGGAACAAAGGATAGTAAGGGGACAAAGGTATTTGCACTGGCTGGAAAGGTAAATAATGTAGGGCTAGTGGAGGTTCCCATGGGGATCACCCTAAGGGAGATTATCTTTGATATTGGAGGGGGCATCAGGGACAATAAAAAGTTTAAAGCTGTACAAACAGGAGGACCCTCTGGTGGTTGTATTCCTGAAGCCTATCTAGATACCCATGTGGACTATCAAACCCTACAGGAGGTTGGCTCTATCATGGGATCAGGGGGAATGATTGTAATGGACGAGGATGACTGTATGGTGAATATTACAAAGTTCTACCTTGAATTTGCTGAAGATGAATCCTGTGGGAAGTGTACCCCCTGTAGAATCGGAAATAAGAGACTTCACGAAATATTAATTAGAATTACCAATGGCAAAGGAACACGAGAGGATTTACATAATCTAAAAAGTCTAGGAGAAATCATTAAGGATAGCTCTCTTTGTGGATTAGGCCAAAGCTCCCCCAATCCTATTTTGAGTACACTGGAATATTTTGAAGATGAATACAAAGCCCATGTGATGGATAAAACATGTCCAGCTGGGGTATGTGCTATGGGTAAGAAAAAGGCTAAGGCCACAACATAA
- a CDS encoding NADH-dependent [FeFe] hydrogenase, group A6: protein MKESVSVTINDKKVKVPREYTILNAAIEAGVKIPTLCHLDLHDLKMVNRTASCRVCMVEVADSPRLAPACATPVKDGMIIRTDTYRAIKARRTSVELLLSNHPTDCLICQRNLKCELQSLAKELNVREIHYSGKRNKYHLDTSSQAVIKNQDKCILCRRCETACNEIQTCGILSALNRGFDTVVGPAFNLPMVETSCTYCGQCVAVCPTAALTEVNHTRKVWKALHDPDKYVVVQTAPAIRVALGELFGMEAGSLVTGKLAASLRRLGFDQVYDTDFGADVTIMEEAKELIDRLENGGRLPMLTSCCPAWVSFIEHQFPDMVDIPSSCKSPHIMFGTIAKTYLAEKMGIDPKKMVVVSIMPCVAKKAEAARTELSIDDHDNVDIVITTRELGDMLKEAGIDFDKLADEDYDHPLGESTGASVIFGTTGGVIEAAMRTAYEWITGEELEQVEFHQLRGMDGLREATVDLKGREIKIGIAHGLGNARQLLEDIRNGKSEYHAIEIMACPGGCIGGGGQPYHYGNDEVVKARQRSLYKEDQGKKIRKSHENPEVIKMYEEYLGEPFYGELAHKLLHTKYTPKERI from the coding sequence TTGAAGGAATCAGTTAGTGTAACAATCAATGATAAAAAGGTAAAAGTGCCTAGAGAATATACGATTTTGAATGCAGCCATAGAGGCTGGGGTCAAGATCCCCACCCTATGCCATTTAGACCTCCACGACTTGAAAATGGTGAACCGAACTGCATCCTGTCGAGTTTGTATGGTGGAGGTGGCGGATAGTCCAAGGTTGGCTCCTGCCTGTGCAACACCAGTGAAGGATGGCATGATCATTCGGACAGATACCTATAGAGCGATAAAGGCTCGAAGAACATCGGTTGAACTACTATTATCCAACCATCCTACCGATTGTTTGATCTGTCAAAGAAATTTAAAATGTGAGCTGCAATCCCTTGCGAAGGAATTGAATGTTCGAGAAATACATTATTCGGGAAAACGAAACAAATATCATTTAGACACATCTAGCCAGGCAGTCATTAAAAATCAGGATAAATGCATTTTATGCCGAAGATGTGAAACGGCATGTAATGAGATACAAACCTGTGGTATTTTATCTGCACTAAACAGAGGATTTGATACAGTGGTGGGGCCTGCATTTAATTTGCCAATGGTGGAAACCTCCTGCACCTATTGTGGACAATGTGTTGCAGTGTGTCCAACCGCTGCATTGACAGAGGTGAATCATACCCGGAAGGTATGGAAGGCACTCCATGATCCAGATAAATATGTGGTGGTTCAAACTGCCCCAGCGATTCGAGTTGCCCTAGGAGAATTATTTGGTATGGAGGCGGGAAGCCTTGTAACTGGAAAACTGGCGGCATCCTTAAGGCGCCTAGGGTTTGATCAAGTTTATGATACGGATTTTGGCGCAGATGTCACCATCATGGAGGAGGCCAAGGAATTAATAGATCGATTGGAAAACGGAGGTAGGCTGCCGATGTTAACCAGTTGCTGTCCTGCTTGGGTAAGCTTTATTGAGCATCAGTTTCCTGACATGGTGGATATACCCTCTAGCTGCAAATCTCCTCATATTATGTTTGGAACCATAGCAAAGACCTACTTAGCTGAAAAAATGGGAATCGATCCTAAAAAGATGGTGGTGGTTTCGATTATGCCATGTGTAGCTAAAAAGGCAGAGGCAGCTAGGACGGAACTGAGTATTGATGATCACGATAATGTGGATATTGTCATTACCACCAGGGAGCTAGGGGATATGCTAAAGGAAGCTGGTATCGATTTTGATAAATTAGCAGATGAAGACTATGACCATCCCCTGGGAGAATCCACAGGAGCCTCTGTTATTTTTGGCACAACCGGTGGCGTCATCGAAGCAGCCATGAGAACAGCCTATGAGTGGATTACCGGAGAAGAACTAGAGCAAGTAGAATTCCACCAGCTTCGGGGAATGGATGGACTAAGAGAAGCCACTGTAGATCTAAAGGGACGAGAAATAAAAATAGGGATTGCCCATGGATTGGGAAATGCCAGACAGCTACTGGAGGATATTCGAAATGGTAAATCTGAATATCATGCCATTGAAATCATGGCGTGTCCGGGAGGCTGTATCGGTGGTGGTGGTCAGCCTTATCATTATGGTAATGATGAAGTGGTTAAGGCAAGACAACGCTCTCTTTACAAAGAGGACCAAGGAAAGAAAATCAGAAAATCCCATGAGAATCCTGAAGTCATCAAAATGTATGAAGAATATTTAGGAGAGCCTTTTTATGGTGAGTTAGCCCATAAATTATTACATACAAAATATACACCTAAGGAGAGAATATAA
- a CDS encoding TRAP transporter permease, with product MLNEEKQEEITGKAKEILEKNEDVYKVRVYLGSFSKVVTIIAVFWSLFQLYATGFGVFDAIRLRAWHIIFLFTMAFLLYPTYSKEKKVRSVPPIWDIVCIALSIGSFGYLLLNYQNIVLRGGYLLPMDYIIASVAILLVFEVSRRVVKNLAVLAAIFFLYNFLGQYIPGAFGHGGFSWRRVVQHMFWGSQGILGVGVGVSTTFIFVFILFGVFLKYSGFSEFINDLALSVAGGTAGGPAKVAVLASALMGMINGSALANVATTGVITIPLMKKNGYKADFAGAVEAVASTGGQFAPPIMGAVGFVMAEYLGVPYVTIMFAAAIPAFLYYLSLILAVHFEAKKQGLRGISKENLPKAMEVIKQRGHLCLPLITLIIILFLGYTALYAAIFAMFSTIVASWLKKETRMYPRTILQALDEGARSVVGVGVACVIIGIVVGTVSLTGLGLTFGYEVTQFVGEGQLLLGGILIMLISIVLGMGVPGIAAYVIVAAVAAPVLIRAGAIPIAAHMFVLMYASLSNITPPVAMSSYVAAGISGADENKTSYIAMKLGLTGFIIPFFFITNPILLLQDASIGPAVMATLSATVGIIALTSVLQRWLITKNNLLQQAILLITAYLTIQPSVYYDLVGLGFFITILVWQTLINKKEASASVEEQIPQ from the coding sequence GTGCTTAATGAAGAGAAACAGGAGGAAATCACAGGTAAAGCAAAGGAAATTTTAGAAAAAAATGAAGATGTATATAAAGTAAGAGTTTATTTAGGAAGCTTTAGTAAAGTCGTCACCATAATCGCAGTATTCTGGTCCTTATTTCAATTATATGCAACTGGTTTTGGAGTTTTTGATGCAATTAGATTAAGAGCATGGCATATCATTTTCTTATTCACCATGGCATTTTTATTATATCCTACCTATTCCAAAGAAAAAAAAGTGAGAAGCGTACCACCTATTTGGGACATTGTCTGCATTGCCCTTAGTATAGGATCCTTTGGATATCTACTTTTAAACTATCAAAATATTGTTTTACGTGGCGGCTATCTTCTTCCCATGGACTATATCATTGCATCCGTTGCTATCCTTTTGGTTTTTGAGGTATCAAGGCGAGTTGTTAAAAACCTAGCAGTATTGGCAGCAATATTTTTTCTTTATAATTTTTTAGGTCAATACATTCCAGGGGCATTTGGACACGGGGGCTTTTCTTGGAGACGTGTTGTACAACATATGTTTTGGGGCAGTCAGGGTATTTTAGGAGTAGGCGTAGGGGTTTCCACTACATTTATTTTTGTTTTTATCCTGTTTGGTGTTTTTCTAAAATATAGTGGGTTTAGTGAGTTTATTAATGATTTAGCATTGTCTGTTGCCGGCGGTACCGCTGGGGGACCTGCTAAGGTAGCGGTTCTTGCAAGTGCTTTAATGGGAATGATTAATGGAAGTGCGCTGGCCAATGTGGCCACTACAGGAGTAATCACCATACCTCTGATGAAGAAAAATGGATATAAAGCTGATTTTGCTGGTGCTGTTGAGGCTGTGGCTTCCACAGGTGGTCAATTTGCACCTCCTATCATGGGGGCAGTCGGTTTCGTTATGGCTGAGTATTTAGGTGTACCCTATGTCACAATAATGTTTGCAGCTGCCATACCTGCTTTTTTGTACTACTTATCTCTTATCTTGGCCGTACACTTTGAGGCAAAAAAGCAAGGTCTAAGGGGCATTTCTAAAGAAAATCTTCCAAAGGCAATGGAAGTGATTAAACAAAGAGGACATTTATGCTTACCTTTAATCACATTGATCATTATCCTATTCCTCGGTTATACAGCATTATATGCGGCTATATTTGCAATGTTTTCTACAATTGTTGCCAGTTGGTTGAAGAAAGAGACGCGAATGTATCCTAGAACCATTCTACAAGCACTTGATGAAGGTGCTAGAAGCGTTGTTGGTGTAGGCGTGGCATGTGTCATCATTGGTATTGTTGTTGGTACAGTCTCCTTGACAGGGTTAGGTCTGACCTTTGGATATGAAGTCACACAGTTTGTAGGGGAAGGCCAGTTACTCTTAGGTGGCATTCTTATCATGCTGATTAGTATCGTCCTGGGCATGGGGGTTCCAGGAATAGCAGCTTATGTAATTGTAGCCGCAGTGGCGGCACCAGTATTAATAAGAGCTGGTGCAATTCCTATCGCAGCCCATATGTTTGTACTGATGTATGCATCACTATCCAACATAACGCCACCAGTGGCCATGTCTTCCTATGTAGCAGCAGGAATATCAGGAGCTGATGAAAACAAAACGTCATATATCGCCATGAAATTAGGGTTAACTGGATTTATTATTCCTTTCTTCTTTATCACCAACCCGATCCTACTTTTACAAGATGCTAGTATCGGGCCAGCAGTCATGGCTACCCTTTCAGCTACAGTTGGCATTATCGCTTTAACCAGTGTGCTTCAGAGGTGGCTGATCACTAAGAATAACCTGCTTCAGCAAGCTATTCTTTTAATCACAGCATATCTAACCATTCAACCATCTGTTTATTATGATTTAGTAGGCCTTGGATTCTTTATTACAATCCTAGTATGGCAAACCCTAATCAACAAAAAAGAAGCTTCTGCTTCTGTTGAAGAACAAATTCCCCAATGA
- a CDS encoding TAXI family TRAP transporter solute-binding subunit gives MKKLSIVCMIILGLVLLTACGGNSDVAGDGNQTVRINFPTATTTGTLYPLGAAMANVWNTELDNVRVSSQASDGGVHNLNLMRDGDAQISFATSGIMLEALEGTGTFEGRPYEDLRIIAGLYYNPNQFVVRKGSGVTNISQIEGKNFTPGAAGSTVEVETGVLLRAYGIDYPDGIRPHFVGFTEAIDLMRNNQIDGAYIQAGLPTAAVTEMISTADGALLSMDEDIIESLMDDYPWYSRFTIPADAYPNQTEGIDTVAIKMMLMADASVSDDLIYDLMKTFWENVDKPALKDAHRIVEQIKIENAASDLSGMPLHPGAERYYREVGIIE, from the coding sequence ATGAAGAAGTTAAGTATTGTTTGTATGATAATTCTAGGGCTGGTACTATTAACAGCCTGCGGAGGAAATAGCGATGTGGCTGGTGATGGGAATCAGACTGTGCGTATCAATTTCCCAACAGCAACAACTACAGGTACCCTTTATCCATTAGGGGCTGCCATGGCCAATGTTTGGAATACTGAGTTAGATAATGTAAGGGTTTCTTCACAGGCTTCTGATGGTGGTGTTCACAACTTAAACCTGATGAGAGATGGCGATGCTCAGATTAGTTTTGCCACTTCAGGTATTATGCTAGAAGCTTTAGAAGGTACAGGAACCTTTGAAGGTAGACCCTATGAAGATCTGCGAATTATTGCAGGACTCTACTATAACCCAAATCAATTTGTTGTGAGAAAAGGTTCTGGTGTGACAAATATTTCCCAGATAGAAGGGAAAAATTTTACTCCTGGAGCAGCTGGTTCTACAGTTGAAGTTGAAACAGGCGTATTGCTTAGAGCATACGGTATCGATTATCCTGATGGTATTCGACCTCATTTTGTTGGTTTTACTGAAGCGATTGATCTAATGAGAAACAATCAAATAGACGGTGCCTACATACAGGCAGGTCTTCCAACTGCAGCCGTAACAGAAATGATATCCACTGCCGATGGCGCTCTTTTAAGTATGGATGAGGACATAATTGAATCTTTAATGGATGACTATCCTTGGTACTCACGTTTTACCATACCTGCAGATGCTTACCCTAACCAGACTGAAGGCATTGATACAGTTGCAATTAAGATGATGTTAATGGCAGACGCATCGGTATCCGATGATTTAATCTATGACTTAATGAAGACCTTCTGGGAAAATGTAGATAAACCTGCATTAAAAGATGCTCACAGAATAGTAGAGCAAATTAAAATTGAAAATGCAGCAAGTGATCTCTCTGGCATGCCTCTACACCCAGGAGCAGAAAGATATTATCGAGAAGTTGGAATAATAGAATAG
- the aroF gene encoding 3-deoxy-7-phosphoheptulonate synthase: MVIVMKPKTPQEIIEKIKNKMISLGCHVHVVQGDDHCLLGLVGDTRRINPGQIEANESVEKLIRVLSPYKLASRLFQPEDTVIDVDGFKIGGGHIAIMAGPCAVESEEQLMTIAHAVKKEGAQFLRGGAFKPRTSPYSFQGMQEEGLKLLKKAKEATGMPIVTEVMCQDTFDVVEEYADILQIGARNMQNFPLLKRAGKSNKPILLKRGMSATLEELLMSAEYIMSEGNLNVILCERGIRTFETYTRNTLDISAVPAIKELSHLPIIIDPSHAAGRWSMVEPLSKASIAVGADGLIIEVHHQPELAVSDGAQSLKPSKFAHLMRSIEKIAKI, translated from the coding sequence ATGGTAATTGTAATGAAACCCAAGACACCACAGGAAATAATCGAAAAAATCAAAAATAAGATGATTAGTTTAGGATGCCATGTCCATGTAGTCCAAGGAGATGACCACTGCCTATTAGGCTTAGTTGGTGATACAAGAAGAATCAACCCCGGTCAAATCGAAGCAAATGAGTCTGTAGAAAAATTGATAAGGGTATTGTCCCCTTATAAATTAGCCAGTCGACTTTTCCAGCCTGAAGATACGGTTATTGATGTAGATGGCTTCAAAATAGGCGGCGGGCATATTGCCATTATGGCAGGCCCTTGTGCCGTTGAAAGCGAAGAGCAGCTCATGACCATCGCCCATGCTGTCAAAAAAGAGGGGGCCCAATTTCTAAGAGGTGGGGCCTTTAAGCCAAGAACCTCCCCCTACAGCTTCCAGGGAATGCAAGAAGAAGGTCTGAAGCTTTTGAAAAAAGCCAAGGAAGCCACGGGAATGCCCATTGTCACTGAGGTTATGTGCCAGGATACCTTTGATGTGGTGGAGGAATATGCTGATATTTTACAAATTGGCGCTCGAAATATGCAAAACTTTCCCCTATTGAAAAGGGCGGGAAAATCTAATAAACCGATTTTATTGAAAAGGGGAATGTCTGCCACCCTTGAAGAACTTTTAATGTCGGCTGAATACATTATGTCTGAAGGCAACCTCAATGTGATCCTTTGCGAAAGAGGTATCCGTACCTTTGAAACCTACACAAGGAACACATTAGACATTAGTGCTGTCCCCGCAATTAAGGAGTTAAGTCATCTTCCCATTATTATTGATCCTAGCCATGCCGCTGGAAGATGGTCTATGGTGGAACCCTTATCCAAGGCTTCCATTGCAGTAGGTGCTGATGGGTTAATCATAGAGGTTCATCACCAACCAGAGTTGGCTGTGTCCGATGGTGCACAATCCTTGAAGCCCTCTAAATTTGCTCACCTAATGAGGTCAATCGAAAAAATAGCAAAAATATAA
- a CDS encoding prephenate dehydrogenase: protein MIPFQRVVIIGMGLIGGSIALALRKAGYEGEIIGCDSSRQSLEEAEAIGAIDQGYQDLGEGVKEVDLVILAVPLGYYRQVLKEIAESLPKDVVVTDVGSVKGCVEEIISQELSQSIQFVGGHPMTGSEKGGFHAASPFLYENAYYFLTPNPYTKEETIEGLKDFVKLLGAFPVVVETKQHDEIVALISHIPHLAAVLLANMLDRKNSISYIPFVGGGFRDTTRIAAGNPKMWQDIFFYNKKEILEGIDTLGEMLQEFKVLLQDDESEEVLENLQRAKLIRDSIPHTSRDYIPPLYDLIIDVGDRPGVLGELTQIMGKNNINIKEIEILHAREGETGAIRIALASKTEEEKALHVLKQGGFSLTYRKGEGQDVGNK from the coding sequence ATGATTCCGTTTCAGAGAGTGGTCATTATAGGTATGGGGTTAATCGGTGGGTCTATTGCATTGGCCCTAAGGAAGGCGGGATATGAGGGGGAAATTATTGGATGTGATTCATCACGGCAATCCTTGGAGGAGGCTGAAGCCATAGGAGCCATTGACCAAGGCTATCAAGACCTAGGGGAAGGCGTAAAAGAAGTAGATCTTGTGATTCTAGCCGTACCCCTTGGTTATTATAGGCAAGTCCTTAAAGAAATAGCTGAATCGCTTCCTAAGGATGTTGTTGTTACGGACGTAGGCAGTGTAAAAGGCTGTGTAGAGGAGATCATATCACAGGAGTTATCCCAAAGCATTCAATTTGTAGGGGGCCATCCCATGACAGGATCGGAAAAAGGAGGGTTCCATGCAGCCAGTCCTTTTCTCTATGAAAATGCCTATTACTTCCTCACACCCAATCCTTATACCAAGGAGGAAACCATTGAGGGACTAAAGGATTTTGTTAAGCTACTGGGAGCATTTCCTGTAGTGGTAGAGACCAAGCAACATGATGAGATTGTTGCCCTTATTAGCCATATACCCCATCTAGCAGCGGTTTTACTGGCAAATATGCTGGATAGGAAAAATAGTATTTCCTATATACCCTTTGTTGGTGGTGGATTTAGGGATACAACTCGAATAGCTGCAGGTAACCCGAAAATGTGGCAGGATATTTTTTTCTATAATAAAAAAGAAATTCTAGAGGGCATCGATACCCTTGGGGAAATGCTTCAGGAGTTCAAGGTGCTATTACAGGATGATGAATCAGAAGAAGTGCTAGAAAATTTACAAAGGGCAAAATTAATCAGAGATAGTATCCCACATACCTCTAGAGACTATATCCCTCCTCTCTACGATTTGATTATTGACGTGGGAGATCGACCTGGGGTTCTAGGAGAGCTTACCCAAATCATGGGTAAGAACAATATAAATATCAAAGAAATTGAAATTCTACATGCCAGAGAAGGGGAAACCGGAGCCATAAGAATTGCCTTGGCCTCCAAAACAGAAGAAGAAAAGGCGTTACATGTTTTAAAACAAGGGGGATTTTCATTAACCTATCGTAAAGGAGAGGGCCAAGATGTTGGTAACAAATAA
- the aroA gene encoding 3-phosphoshikimate 1-carboxyvinyltransferase, translated as MLVTNKVEKLEGKMTVPGDKSISHRAIMLSSISKGTSRVKGFLRGEDCLSTISCFRDLGIDIEDRGTEIIIQGKGLHGLSEPLNVLDAGNSGTTIRLISGILAGQKFLTIVTGDASLRKRPMERIATPLRKMGAFIEGRDYGNLAPLVIRGGNLKGMDYASPVSSAQVKSAILLAGLYGEGDTIVREKITSRDHTEKMLKGLGANISTDQGVTRLGKSELYGQSIEVPGDISSAAFFMAGAAALPGSFLITEGVGLNPTRTGIIDVLRDMGGDIEIHNLRQSGGEEIGDIMIRGKKLYGTEIGKEIIPRLIDEIPVLAIIAATAEGKTIITGAEELKVKESNRITAMVTEMQKVGIKVTELPDGMEIEGGQVITGGRVESYGDHRIAMAMAICGLFAQEPIKINDSQCIDISFPNFEEKLKAVVR; from the coding sequence ATGTTGGTAACAAATAAAGTGGAGAAGTTAGAAGGAAAAATGACGGTTCCGGGAGATAAGTCCATCTCTCATAGGGCTATCATGCTGTCTAGTATTAGTAAAGGCACCAGCAGAGTGAAGGGATTTCTTCGGGGAGAGGATTGCCTCAGTACCATTAGTTGCTTTAGAGATTTAGGGATTGATATAGAAGACAGAGGCACTGAAATCATCATCCAGGGAAAGGGACTTCATGGTCTAAGTGAACCCTTGAATGTATTAGATGCTGGGAACTCTGGCACCACCATTAGACTCATATCTGGTATATTGGCTGGTCAGAAGTTTTTAACCATTGTGACTGGGGATGCCTCCCTAAGAAAAAGACCCATGGAGCGAATCGCCACACCCCTAAGAAAAATGGGAGCATTTATTGAAGGAAGAGATTATGGCAACCTAGCACCCTTAGTCATTCGTGGGGGGAACCTAAAGGGAATGGATTATGCTTCCCCTGTATCCAGTGCTCAAGTAAAATCAGCTATTTTACTGGCGGGACTTTATGGTGAAGGAGATACGATTGTCAGAGAAAAAATCACCTCACGTGATCATACGGAAAAAATGCTGAAGGGCCTAGGGGCTAATATCTCTACAGACCAAGGTGTGACTAGGCTAGGGAAATCAGAGCTCTACGGTCAATCAATAGAAGTACCGGGAGATATTTCTTCTGCGGCCTTTTTTATGGCCGGGGCAGCAGCGCTACCAGGCTCTTTCTTAATCACTGAAGGTGTAGGGCTAAACCCCACCCGTACGGGTATTATTGATGTGTTACGGGACATGGGAGGGGATATTGAAATCCATAACCTCCGACAAAGTGGTGGAGAAGAAATTGGGGATATCATGATTAGAGGAAAGAAGCTTTATGGGACTGAAATTGGTAAAGAGATAATACCTCGATTGATTGACGAAATTCCAGTGCTAGCCATCATTGCTGCTACAGCTGAAGGAAAGACCATCATTACCGGGGCAGAGGAGCTAAAAGTGAAGGAATCCAATCGGATTACGGCCATGGTAACCGAGATGCAAAAAGTTGGAATCAAGGTGACAGAGCTACCTGATGGTATGGAGATAGAGGGAGGACAGGTCATCACTGGAGGCAGGGTAGAGAGCTATGGGGATCATCGTATCGCCATGGCCATGGCTATATGTGGTTTGTTTGCCCAAGAGCCTATCAAAATAAATGACAGTCAATGTATCGATATATCCTTCCCGAACTTTGAAGAGAAATTAAAGGCCGTTGTTAGATAA